The genomic region AAAGACCGAAACCTCAATCTTTTTAAGTTCATTTGTAATTATTCTCAACCTATTTTATCATCATCCCCAATGCCACCGCATCAAACATATTCTGGTGGTAAAGCTCCTTCCAAGCCCTATCTTGAGTGAGATAAACCTTAAGCTCCGGGTATTTGGAGATGATAACTCTTGCCACATCTTTTTTACTTGCCCGGCCATTGCCACAGATCGCCTTTTTAACAGTGCTTGGAGCATAGTTCAATAGCTTTAGCTTTTTTCGTCTGGCAATTGACTTTATTTTATCGACAAAGACATTAAGGAGAGATGCTCTTCGGTTATTAGCAAAGAAAGCTTTCTCTGCTATAAGATTATCAGGTTTAAAATCCTTTATCAACCTAAGGATTATCTTTCTTCCTTCTTTCAGGGTTTCACTGGGTGATTTCCCTTTTTTAATGGTTTTTACCCCATAATAAATAATCTTTCCCTTATCAAAAAAGGCAATCCCCATCTCTCTAGTGCCGGGGTCAATGGCTAAGATTTTTGATTTGTTTTTTGACATATTTTTACTTATCCAATTGATAAAAACAGACCGAGGTCAAAGCCACAGCCTCAAACACTCTGATAAAGTAGGGATTTTTATGAGCCTTCTCCTTTTGAAGCTCATGGAATAGGGCCGGATTCTCCAAGACAATCGCCTCGGCCATATTCTTTTTGTTTAGCTTATCTTCTTTGATGAAAAACTCCTCTACTTCCTTTATTGAATATTGGAAGACCTTCAAACCTTTTCTTCTGGAAAATTCCTTTATTTTTGCTGTGAGTTGAGCTAAATTCCGGGACCTCCGTGAGGGATGGAGTTTCTTTATGGCTAAAGCACCTGGCTCATAGCGGTCGATAAACTCTGAGATAATCTCCACAGCCCTTTTCATCTTCTCTTTTGACCACTTTCCTTTGAGGACCTTCACTCTCCAATCCATAAGCTCTGACCCTTGAAAGACCGCAACCCCCAAGTATCTTGTCCCTGGGTTAATCCCTATGATTTTTAATTGCTCTTTGGGCATGTTTTTTGATTAGATAATTAAACAAAGCAGCTCGACTTTTTTTAATTTTCTTTAGTGGTAACTCCTTCACATCTCCTAATATCTTCCGTAAAAACGGTTCAGGATATTGTTTTGCAACTGAGAGATAAAAGGAGAAAGATTTAATGTCATTTAACTCTTTGGCTAAATCAGAGGCTAATAGTTCTATCCTAGTTTCAGGTTTAAATCCCTTAAAAGAATAAGGAATTGAAAATTTTTTATCTTCGTTAACGATATTGTTAATATTTCTTGTTATATAATTCTTGTTTGTGTTCCCTCCTGTCACCTACCTGTGTCCCTTTTGTCACCTCTGGCTTAAGAAGTCGATAGAGGCACCGTCCCCGCCTCTTTTCAACGGCCAGCAGGCCAAACTCTTGGAGTTCCCTTATTCTCCT from Nitrospinota bacterium harbors:
- a CDS encoding crossover junction endodeoxyribonuclease RuvC gives rise to the protein MSKNKSKILAIDPGTREMGIAFFDKGKIIYYGVKTIKKGKSPSETLKEGRKIILRLIKDFKPDNLIAEKAFFANNRRASLLNVFVDKIKSIARRKKLKLLNYAPSTVKKAICGNGRASKKDVARVIISKYPELKVYLTQDRAWKELYHQNMFDAVALGMMIK
- a CDS encoding crossover junction endodeoxyribonuclease RuvC, with protein sequence MPKEQLKIIGINPGTRYLGVAVFQGSELMDWRVKVLKGKWSKEKMKRAVEIISEFIDRYEPGALAIKKLHPSRRSRNLAQLTAKIKEFSRRKGLKVFQYSIKEVEEFFIKEDKLNKKNMAEAIVLENPALFHELQKEKAHKNPYFIRVFEAVALTSVCFYQLDK